A region from the Medicago truncatula cultivar Jemalong A17 chromosome 6, MtrunA17r5.0-ANR, whole genome shotgun sequence genome encodes:
- the LOC25495434 gene encoding agamous-like MADS-box protein MADS2 isoform X2, translating into MGRGRVELKRIENKINRQVTFAKRRNGLLKKAYELSVLCDAEVALIIFSNRGKLYEFCSSPSMLKTLDRYQKCSYGAVEVNKPAKELESSYREYLKLKARFESLQRTQRNLLGEDLGPLGTKDLEQLERQLDSSLKQVRSTKTQFMLDQLADLQNKEHMLVEANRSLSMKLEEININSRNQYRQTWEAGDQSMAYGNQNAHSQSFFQPLECNPTLQIGTDYRYSPPVASDQLTATTQAQQVNGFIPGWML; encoded by the exons ATGGGAAGAGGAAGAGTGGAATTGAAAAGGATAGAGAATAAGATAAACAGACAAGTAACATTTGCAAAGAGAAGAAATGGACTTCTTAAGAAAGCTTATGAATTATCTGTTCTTTGTGATGCTGAAGTTGCTCTTATTATCTTCTCCAATAGAGGCAAGCTTTATGAGTTTTGTAGCAGTCCTAG CATGCTCAAGACGCTTGATAGGTACCAAAAATGCAGCTATGGTGCAGTAGAAGTTAACAAACCTGCCAAAGAGCTTGAG AGCAGTTACCGTGAGTACTTGAAGCTGAAAGCAAGATTTGAATCTCTTCAAAGGACTCAAAG AAACCTTCTTGGTGAAGACTTAGGTCCATTAGGTACCAAAGATCTTGAGCAGCTTGAACGCCAACTTGATTCATCTCTCAAGCAAGTCAGGTCCACCAAG ACCCAATTCATGCTGGACCAATTAGCTGATCTTCAAAATAAG GAGCATATGTTGGTAGAAGCAAACAGATCTTTGTCTATGAAG CTGGAAGAAATCAATATCAATTCAAGAAACCAGTATAGGCAAACATGGGAAGCTGGTGATCAAAGTATGGCATATGGTAATCAAAATGCTCACTCACAAAGCTTCTTTCAGCCTTTGGAGTGCAATCCAACATTGCAGATAGG GACTGATTACAGGTACAGTCCTCCAGTAGCATCAGATCAGCTAACTGCAACAACTCAAGCTCAACAAGTTAATGGATTTATTCCTGGATGGATGCTTTGA
- the LOC25495435 gene encoding E3 ubiquitin-protein ligase At3g02290: MGSVCCCLSFDDYEDYVNPNSTVYRNCPCLSCLVQNLLNVYASIFRRGEAHSVPSSLQGTASMTSAASLDNSLSDMYRSPPRPLPYDAEPRFFRSQRDGLVSRREKSSSHSNDETEPLRSDTDVDPEPLHSSEKWNECACEDESKIYRSKSALKLSSAKYTTGVGLIYASSEDEDICPTCLEEYTKENPKIMTKCSHHFHLGCIYEWMERSDNCPVCGKEMDFDETTYT; this comes from the exons ATGGGttctgtttgttgttgtttgagctTTGATGATTATGAAGATTATGTAAATCCAAATAGTACTGTGTATAGGAATTGCCCGTGTCTCAGTTGCTTGGTTCAGAATCTTTTGAATGTG TATGCATCAATATTTCGTAGAGGGGAAGCACATTCAGTTCCTTCATCTCTTCAGGGGACAGCGTCCATGACTTCTGCCGCATCACTTGATAATTCTCTATCTGACATGTACCGTTCTCCTCCAAGGCCTTTACCTTATGATGCAGAGCCTCGGTTTTTCCGCTCGCAGCGTGATGGACTAGTTTCAAGGCGTGAGAAAAGTTCAAGCCATTCAAATGACGAAACTGAACCTCTAAGAAGTGACACAGATGTGGATCCAGAACCTTTACATTCATCAGAGAAATGGAATGAATGTGCCTGTGAAGATGAATCAAAGATATACCGTTCTAAGTCCGCATTAAAACTTTCATCAGCAAAATATACAACCGGAGTTGGACTCATTTATGCATCGTCGGAAGACGAGGATATTTGTCCAACTTGTCTTGAAG AGTACACTAAAGAGAATCCAAAGATAATGACAAAATGCTCTCATCATTTTCACCTTGGTTGCATCTATGAGTGGATGGAGAGAAGTGACAATTGTCCAGTTTGTGGGAAG GAAATGGATTTCGATGAAACGACGTACACTTGA
- the LOC25495434 gene encoding agamous-like MADS-box protein MADS2 isoform X1 gives MGRGRVELKRIENKINRQVTFAKRRNGLLKKAYELSVLCDAEVALIIFSNRGKLYEFCSSPSMLKTLDRYQKCSYGAVEVNKPAKELEQSSYREYLKLKARFESLQRTQRNLLGEDLGPLGTKDLEQLERQLDSSLKQVRSTKTQFMLDQLADLQNKEHMLVEANRSLSMKLEEININSRNQYRQTWEAGDQSMAYGNQNAHSQSFFQPLECNPTLQIGTDYRYSPPVASDQLTATTQAQQVNGFIPGWML, from the exons ATGGGAAGAGGAAGAGTGGAATTGAAAAGGATAGAGAATAAGATAAACAGACAAGTAACATTTGCAAAGAGAAGAAATGGACTTCTTAAGAAAGCTTATGAATTATCTGTTCTTTGTGATGCTGAAGTTGCTCTTATTATCTTCTCCAATAGAGGCAAGCTTTATGAGTTTTGTAGCAGTCCTAG CATGCTCAAGACGCTTGATAGGTACCAAAAATGCAGCTATGGTGCAGTAGAAGTTAACAAACCTGCCAAAGAGCTTGAG CAGAGCAGTTACCGTGAGTACTTGAAGCTGAAAGCAAGATTTGAATCTCTTCAAAGGACTCAAAG AAACCTTCTTGGTGAAGACTTAGGTCCATTAGGTACCAAAGATCTTGAGCAGCTTGAACGCCAACTTGATTCATCTCTCAAGCAAGTCAGGTCCACCAAG ACCCAATTCATGCTGGACCAATTAGCTGATCTTCAAAATAAG GAGCATATGTTGGTAGAAGCAAACAGATCTTTGTCTATGAAG CTGGAAGAAATCAATATCAATTCAAGAAACCAGTATAGGCAAACATGGGAAGCTGGTGATCAAAGTATGGCATATGGTAATCAAAATGCTCACTCACAAAGCTTCTTTCAGCCTTTGGAGTGCAATCCAACATTGCAGATAGG GACTGATTACAGGTACAGTCCTCCAGTAGCATCAGATCAGCTAACTGCAACAACTCAAGCTCAACAAGTTAATGGATTTATTCCTGGATGGATGCTTTGA
- the LOC25495436 gene encoding adhesive plaque matrix protein gives MSWFLTILFLSLTFGTNFSEANHDNKKLLPSPVVVGTVYCDTCFQQAFSLNSHFISGASIAVECKIGKTKPRFYKEVKTNEHGEFKVKLPFLVKKHVKRIKGCNFKLLSSNEPNCAIASTSTSSSLSLKKKLQQEHIFSAGIFSFKPIKKPKFCDKKHSIHNLKKQHSYVKNLEQSKFSSKNKVPNEVEDFFFFPPNPFFPPPIIPNPLQPPPLIPNPLQPPPLIPNPFQPPSPPLIPNPFQPPSPPLIPNPFQPPPSNPPLIPNPFQPPPASPPPLIPNPFQPPPSSPPPSFPFPPIVIPGLTPSPPPPPPPKSIFPAPLLPFPPLFPPPLSPGSPPTSSSNFSP, from the exons ATGTCTTGGTTCCTTACAATTCTGTTTCTCAGTCTCACATTTGGTACTAATTTTTCAGAAGCAAACCATGACAACAAGAAGCTTCTTCCTTCACCTGTTGTAGTTGGCACTGTCTACTGTGACACATGTTTTCAACAAGCTTTCTCTCTAAACAGCCACTTCATTTCAG GTGCATCAATAGCTGTTGAATGCAAAATaggaaaaacaaaaccaagATTCTATAAAGAAGTGAAAACAAATGAACATGGAGAATTCAAAGTGAAACTACCTTTCTTAGTGAAGAAACATGTGAAGAGAATCAAAGGGTGTAATTTTAAGTTGTTAAGTAGTAATGAACCAAATTGTGCTATAGCCTCAACTTCTACTTCATCTTCACTAAGCCTAAAGAAAAAGTTGCAACAAGAACACATTTTTTCAGCTGGGATTTTCTCATTCAAGCctataaaaaaaccaaaattttgtgACAAAAAACATAGTATTCATAACCTTAAGAAACAACATAGTTATGTGAAAAATTTGGaacaatcaaaattttcaagCAAAAATAAAGTACCTAATGAAGTTgaagatttcttcttttttcctcCAAACCCTTTTTTTCCACCACCTATTATCCCTAATCCACTTCAACCTCCACCTTTGATTCCTAACCCTTTGCAACCACCACCTTTGATTCCAAATCCATTTCAACCACCAAGTCCACCCTTGATTCCTAATCCATTTCAACCACCAAGTCCACCACTTATTCCAAATCCATTTCAACCTCCTCCATCAAATCCACCACTTATTCCTAATCCATTTCAACCTCCCCCAGCAAGTCCTCCACCACTCATTCCAAATCCATTTCAGCCTCCACCATCAAGTCCACCACCATCATTTCCTTTTCCACCAATAGTAATACCAGGTTTAACTCCATCACCACCGCCGCCGCCAccaccaaaatcaatttttcctGCTCCCTTACTTCCTTTTCCTCCACTGTTCCCACCACCTCTTAGCCCTGGCTCACCCCCTACTTCTTCAAGTAATTTCTCTCCTTGA